One window of the Archangium primigenium genome contains the following:
- a CDS encoding ankyrin repeat domain-containing protein: MSEELFAAIEQHDTARVKALLAGGANPNEPQSEERGLRPLQEAIFALYDGGEVDVLQALIEHGADVNAWDAKRDQTPLLTAVCEQEVAALEVLVRAGADPNVRSSEGIMPLRACAEVGSLSMAALLLYAGAARTINDWGGLSGLTALGHAALRLDIPMIKLLLAAGANPRAPDEDDLHAHDRLPPRAESDSQTWDAAFELLGGAKDRMPL, encoded by the coding sequence ATGTCGGAAGAACTCTTCGCGGCGATCGAACAGCACGACACAGCTCGGGTCAAGGCACTGCTGGCAGGGGGAGCCAATCCGAACGAGCCGCAGTCAGAGGAGCGGGGGCTGCGTCCGCTGCAAGAGGCCATCTTCGCACTTTACGATGGAGGCGAGGTCGACGTACTCCAGGCGCTCATCGAGCACGGCGCGGACGTCAACGCTTGGGACGCCAAGCGGGACCAGACCCCCTTGTTGACGGCCGTCTGCGAGCAAGAGGTAGCGGCCCTCGAAGTGCTCGTGCGGGCGGGGGCCGACCCCAATGTGCGCAGCAGCGAAGGCATCATGCCGCTGCGGGCATGCGCGGAGGTGGGCAGCCTTTCCATGGCGGCTCTGCTCCTGTACGCGGGGGCCGCCCGGACCATCAACGATTGGGGCGGGCTGTCCGGGCTCACCGCTCTCGGGCATGCGGCACTTCGACTGGACATACCCATGATCAAGCTACTGCTCGCCGCAGGCGCTAACCCGAGGGCCCCGGACGAGGACGACCTACATGCCCACGACCGTCTGCCGCCGCGTGCTGAATCTGATTCCCAGACATGGGACGCCGCGTTCGAACTGCTCGGAGGAGCGAAGGACCGCATGCCGTTGTAG
- a CDS encoding DUF5953 family protein, whose translation MEVACLGLTDTPLDLDTPAHLDALKRAYERFPKIGGRATP comes from the coding sequence ATGGAGGTCGCGTGCCTCGGGCTCACGGACACGCCGCTCGACCTGGACACCCCCGCGCACCTGGACGCACTCAAACGGGCCTACGAGCGCTTCCCGAAGATTGGCGGGCGCGCGACTCCGTGA